The Microcoleus sp. FACHB-672 genome window below encodes:
- a CDS encoding HlyD family efflux transporter periplasmic adaptor subunit encodes MKSDSVFDQPVILEQPAIWSQVFVWLIVGVTASGLIWAAVANVEQAIPATGKLEPKEAPREIRAPTGGVVREVLIDDGDFVKQGEILLTFDPTSPEADVGSLRNLKESLIRENQFYSSVDGTSPAGKGSDLQSLTKLRENLITQNQYYQALANEPDGLVGGSGAFDATQERLLGASRAEYQSRVQAARLQVQELEKQLSQTQGQLSSAQERLASARQQIPKAQIQLATAQRRIETLQQQKAKTEEVLELNRQILSQVSPLVEEGALSKLQRQRQEQEVLTRQAEVLSGESDLLTSLNDIETRQRELLTSQDEITARQAEVNRLSDEAQRIAVQIERAKQELQNTQELSRKDVLTKISDNEKQIAEIDSQLGKSKLENQKTMARIEGELTKAQQALQYQELRAPVSGFVFDLKASSGSVARETDQEPILKLIPNDKLIANVFIQNKDIALVREGMPVDINIEAFPAMEFGTIEGKLLSIGKDALPPTQERPYYSFPAKIELDRQYFKVSDKQIPIQSGMAVQATVKIGKRTVMEMFLDRMGRKVKTLETVK; translated from the coding sequence GTGAAATCTGATTCAGTATTTGATCAACCCGTCATTCTAGAGCAGCCAGCGATCTGGTCACAAGTCTTTGTTTGGCTGATTGTCGGCGTAACAGCATCGGGTCTGATTTGGGCAGCGGTTGCGAATGTTGAGCAAGCCATTCCCGCCACAGGCAAATTAGAACCAAAAGAAGCCCCTAGAGAAATAAGAGCGCCCACCGGCGGAGTTGTCCGTGAGGTTCTCATTGACGACGGAGACTTTGTTAAACAAGGCGAAATCCTACTGACGTTTGACCCCACCTCACCCGAAGCTGATGTGGGATCTTTGAGAAATCTCAAAGAATCTCTGATTCGCGAAAATCAGTTTTACTCCTCAGTAGATGGCACTAGCCCCGCAGGCAAAGGCTCCGATTTACAATCACTGACTAAACTGCGCGAGAACTTAATCACACAAAATCAATATTACCAAGCGTTGGCGAATGAACCCGATGGGTTAGTCGGTGGCAGCGGCGCGTTTGACGCCACCCAAGAGCGACTTTTAGGAGCCAGCCGCGCCGAGTACCAGTCTCGCGTCCAGGCCGCCCGTTTGCAAGTTCAGGAATTGGAAAAACAGCTTTCCCAAACTCAAGGACAATTATCATCAGCCCAAGAGCGACTAGCATCGGCTAGGCAACAAATCCCCAAGGCTCAAATCCAATTAGCAACGGCTCAAAGACGAATTGAAACGCTCCAGCAACAAAAAGCAAAGACCGAAGAGGTGCTAGAGCTGAATAGACAGATTTTATCCCAGGTGTCCCCATTGGTGGAAGAAGGGGCGCTGTCTAAGCTGCAACGTCAACGTCAAGAGCAAGAAGTCTTGACTCGCCAAGCTGAAGTGCTATCAGGAGAATCAGATCTGCTGACAAGCCTCAATGATATCGAAACGCGGCAGCGGGAACTGTTAACCAGTCAGGATGAAATCACGGCACGCCAAGCCGAAGTCAACCGGCTTAGCGATGAAGCGCAGCGGATTGCCGTGCAAATTGAACGGGCGAAGCAAGAATTGCAAAATACACAAGAGTTGTCGAGAAAAGACGTTCTCACGAAAATTTCAGACAATGAAAAGCAAATTGCAGAAATTGATTCCCAATTAGGAAAGTCTAAGCTGGAAAATCAAAAAACGATGGCCCGAATAGAAGGGGAGTTGACGAAGGCTCAACAAGCTCTTCAATATCAAGAATTGCGGGCACCCGTGAGCGGTTTCGTGTTCGATCTCAAAGCATCATCTGGGAGTGTCGCGCGGGAAACTGATCAAGAGCCGATTCTCAAGCTGATTCCCAATGATAAGCTGATCGCCAACGTATTCATTCAAAATAAGGATATTGCGTTGGTCAGAGAAGGAATGCCGGTGGATATCAACATTGAAGCGTTCCCGGCAATGGAATTTGGCACGATTGAAGGCAAATTGCTCTCGATTGGGAAAGATGCTTTGCCGCCCACTCAAGAACGCCCCTACTATTCTTTCCCAGCAAAAATTGAACTGGATCGTCAGTATTTTAAGGTGAGTGATAAACAGATTCCCATCCAGTCAGGGATGGCAGTCCAAGCGACGGTGAAGATCGGTAAGCGGACTGTGATGGAAATGTTCTTGGATCGGATGGGACGGAAAGTGAAGACTTTAGAGACGGTGAAGTAA
- the rfbC gene encoding dTDP-4-dehydrorhamnose 3,5-epimerase has product MNILPTEIPDVLIVEPKVFSDARGFFFESFNRQAFAEKTGVTAEFVQDNHSRSAQNILRGLHYQIQQPQGKLVRVVVGEIFDVAVDIRKNSPTFSKWVGCRLSAENCRQLWIPPGFAHGFLAVSEVAEVLYKTTEYYAPQYDRCILWDDPDIGIDWPLNGASPILSAKDQAGKAFKTAEVFEH; this is encoded by the coding sequence ATGAATATTTTGCCCACTGAAATTCCAGATGTTTTGATTGTTGAGCCTAAGGTGTTTTCAGACGCCAGAGGCTTTTTTTTTGAAAGTTTCAACCGGCAGGCTTTTGCCGAAAAAACCGGCGTCACCGCTGAGTTCGTCCAAGACAACCACTCCCGTTCCGCCCAAAATATCCTGCGGGGTTTGCACTATCAAATTCAACAACCGCAAGGCAAACTGGTGCGCGTGGTTGTCGGTGAAATATTCGACGTGGCAGTCGATATCAGAAAAAATTCGCCCACCTTTAGCAAATGGGTGGGATGCCGGCTGAGTGCCGAAAATTGCCGGCAACTGTGGATACCACCTGGGTTCGCTCATGGCTTTTTAGCGGTTTCCGAAGTTGCTGAGGTGCTGTACAAAACAACTGAATACTACGCGCCCCAGTACGATCGGTGTATCCTATGGGATGACCCGGATATTGGGATTGACTGGCCGCTCAATGGTGCTTCGCCGATTTTATCTGCGAAAGATCAAGCCGGCAAGGCTTTCAAAACAGCAGAGGTGTTTGAGCATTAA
- the rfbD gene encoding dTDP-4-dehydrorhamnose reductase has translation MQRILITGIHGQLGQELQRTLAPVADVTGAGRDTLDLADPDLVRQFVGDLKPDVIVNAGAYTAVDKAESEPEQATAINATGPGILAKEAQRLGVRLIHISTDYVFDGESSRPYLETDPTNPLGAYGQSKLAGEEAIGAAGGQPIILRTAWVYGVGGKSNFVKTMLRLGAEREELRVVADQVGSPTWTGDLAGAIAQLISQKSPEIAGIYHYTNSGVASWYDFAVAIFEEAKALGFPLKVERVIPITTAQYPTPARRPAYSVLSCAKITAVLGTHPPHWREGLRKMLAELSQSADS, from the coding sequence ATGCAGCGAATTTTAATCACCGGCATTCATGGGCAACTGGGTCAAGAATTGCAGCGCACGCTCGCCCCAGTTGCGGACGTTACGGGTGCCGGTCGCGATACCCTCGATTTAGCCGATCCAGACCTTGTTCGTCAATTTGTGGGCGATCTGAAGCCGGATGTGATTGTCAATGCCGGCGCTTATACGGCTGTGGATAAAGCGGAAAGCGAACCGGAACAGGCTACGGCGATTAATGCGACTGGCCCTGGTATTTTGGCAAAAGAAGCCCAACGGTTGGGGGTGAGGCTAATTCACATTTCCACAGATTACGTGTTTGATGGCGAAAGCAGCCGGCCTTACCTGGAAACTGACCCGACGAACCCGCTAGGGGCTTACGGTCAGTCTAAGCTGGCAGGAGAAGAGGCAATCGGGGCAGCCGGTGGACAGCCGATTATCCTCAGAACAGCTTGGGTTTATGGGGTTGGTGGCAAAAGTAATTTTGTGAAAACCATGCTGCGCTTAGGTGCTGAACGTGAGGAACTGCGGGTGGTGGCCGATCAAGTGGGCAGTCCAACTTGGACGGGGGATTTAGCCGGTGCGATCGCTCAGTTAATTTCCCAAAAAAGTCCAGAAATTGCAGGCATTTATCACTACACGAACAGCGGTGTCGCCAGTTGGTATGACTTTGCTGTAGCCATTTTTGAAGAAGCAAAAGCGCTGGGTTTTCCCTTAAAAGTTGAACGCGTGATTCCAATTACCACTGCCCAATACCCCACACCGGCACGGCGTCCCGCTTATTCTGTCCTGTCCTGTGCGAAAATAACGGCAGTTCTGGGAACCCACCCCCCTCATTGGCGGGAGGGACTCAGGAAGATGCTTGCAGAACTATCCCAAAGTGCTGATTCCTGA
- a CDS encoding glucose-1-phosphate thymidylyltransferase yields MKALILSGGKGTRLRPLTYTGAKQLVPVANKPILWYGIEDIVAAGITDIGIIISPETGKEVETKTGNGERFGANITYILQEQPAGLAHAVKVAHPFLGDSPFIMYLGDNIIQSELTTFLNTFKKQQLDALIMLRRVSNPSAFGVAKVDENGRVLQLIEKPKDPPSNLALVGIYFFANTIHDAIANIQPSARGELEITDAIQKLIDREQKVEACTLEGWWLDTGKKDDLLEANRIILDTQITPSIEGEVDEKSQIIGRVQIGAGTKVVNSSIRGPVIIGSDCYLENCFIGPYSSIADGVTLIEADLEHSVILQKATIAGIHQRIVDSVIGQRAQLGVAPRRPKAIRFMIGDDCQIELA; encoded by the coding sequence ATGAAAGCTCTGATTCTCTCTGGTGGTAAAGGAACCCGTTTGCGCCCCCTCACTTACACCGGCGCAAAACAGTTAGTGCCAGTTGCCAATAAGCCTATTCTATGGTATGGAATTGAAGACATTGTTGCCGCCGGCATTACAGACATTGGCATCATCATCAGCCCAGAAACCGGCAAGGAAGTCGAAACGAAAACTGGCAACGGCGAACGTTTTGGGGCAAATATCACTTATATTCTGCAAGAACAGCCGGCTGGTTTGGCCCACGCTGTCAAAGTTGCCCATCCTTTTTTAGGCGATTCTCCCTTCATTATGTATTTGGGAGATAACATTATCCAAAGTGAATTGACAACGTTCTTAAATACTTTTAAAAAGCAACAATTGGATGCCCTGATTATGTTGCGTCGGGTTTCCAATCCCAGCGCATTTGGGGTAGCAAAAGTCGATGAAAACGGACGGGTTTTGCAACTGATAGAAAAACCCAAAGATCCTCCCTCTAATTTAGCGTTAGTAGGGATTTATTTCTTTGCAAACACAATTCACGACGCAATTGCTAATATCCAACCCTCAGCCCGTGGGGAACTGGAAATTACCGATGCAATTCAAAAACTGATTGACCGGGAGCAAAAAGTAGAAGCTTGCACCCTAGAAGGCTGGTGGCTGGATACGGGTAAAAAAGATGATTTACTCGAAGCCAATCGGATTATTTTAGATACCCAAATCACGCCTTCTATTGAGGGAGAAGTTGACGAGAAAAGTCAAATTATTGGGCGGGTACAAATTGGCGCTGGCACTAAAGTCGTTAATTCCTCAATTCGAGGGCCGGTGATTATTGGTAGCGACTGTTATTTAGAAAATTGCTTTATTGGCCCTTATAGCAGTATTGCTGATGGTGTGACTCTGATTGAGGCAGACTTGGAACACAGTGTGATATTGCAGAAAGCGACAATTGCCGGCATTCACCAGCGGATTGTGGATAGTGTAATCGGGCAGAGAGCACAGTTGGGTGTCGCCCCCCGCCGCCCGAAAGCGATCCGGTTTATGATCGGGGATGACTGTCAAATTGAACTGGCGTGA
- a CDS encoding glycosyltransferase: MIYLVTVNYYSTELLEKLITSIQENRDIFYKIVIVNNSPADLSINSLKNGREILILDAGENIGFGRACNLGLNWVYDQEPQAIVWIVNPDALLLENSLKKAGQFVAANPEVSITGTSVYEPNGKVWFAGGQFAPEKGTIIADEGVLPSDCSPYVPVDWVTGCSMLINLKHFPECPQFDSDYFLYYEDFDFCRRYAKQGHLIVFTCDIKIIHHPSSITSRHPDLKQQHSIYSYLLALEKHTSPSVLFSRLAKIFLSALISLPVKPKLAGNKLKGVVKYCKRVLPLWPIHF, from the coding sequence GTGATCTACCTGGTTACGGTTAACTATTATTCGACTGAATTGCTTGAAAAACTAATCACTTCAATTCAAGAAAATAGAGATATTTTCTACAAAATAGTGATTGTAAATAATTCGCCGGCTGATTTATCTATTAATTCTTTAAAGAATGGTAGAGAAATCTTAATTTTGGATGCCGGCGAAAATATAGGATTTGGGAGAGCGTGCAATTTAGGGCTGAATTGGGTTTACGATCAAGAGCCTCAAGCGATTGTGTGGATTGTAAATCCTGATGCTTTATTATTAGAAAACTCACTCAAAAAAGCCGGCCAGTTTGTGGCAGCTAACCCAGAAGTTTCTATCACCGGCACCAGTGTTTACGAACCGAATGGGAAGGTTTGGTTTGCCGGGGGGCAATTTGCACCAGAAAAGGGCACAATTATCGCCGATGAAGGGGTATTACCCTCTGATTGTTCGCCATACGTGCCGGTAGACTGGGTAACGGGATGCAGTATGCTGATTAACCTCAAGCATTTTCCTGAGTGCCCTCAATTTGACTCAGACTACTTTCTTTACTATGAAGATTTTGATTTCTGCCGGCGCTATGCAAAGCAGGGACATCTCATCGTTTTTACCTGTGACATTAAAATCATTCACCACCCTTCCTCAATTACCAGCCGCCACCCGGATTTAAAGCAGCAACACAGTATTTACAGTTATCTCCTCGCTCTAGAAAAACATACGAGTCCCAGTGTATTATTTTCTAGACTAGCGAAGATTTTTTTATCGGCGCTGATTTCCCTGCCGGTGAAACCCAAACTGGCAGGGAATAAACTCAAAGGTGTGGTGAAATATTGCAAGCGAGTGCTGCCGTTGTGGCCAATCCACTTCTAA
- a CDS encoding glycosyltransferase family 4 protein, translating into MANPLLINLSFLIAEPTGIATYANNIIPQLQPLNPTLLASQEVDPYSYYPVPADMTPDQGTKGHLRRILWTQFQLPAIYKKLNANLLFSPLPEAPIFSNCRYVVTVHDLIPLRFPKRFSRLTAYFRHYIPQVLRQAEHIICDSTATANDVTNFFNIQPEKMTAVPLAYDTENFRFLDLPTSNYFLYIGRHDPYKNLHRLVESFAALPNYKNFELWLAGPADRNYTPELATHIEELGLSEQVKFIGYVPYEKLPVLMNQAIALVFPSLWEGFGLPALEAMACGTPVITSGRSSLPEVVGDAALLVDPYNVREITEAMVTVATRSGWRTRLRELGLARASQFSWAKTGKNTAEILKRYI; encoded by the coding sequence GTGGCCAATCCACTTCTAATTAATTTATCATTTCTGATTGCTGAGCCGACCGGAATCGCAACCTATGCAAATAATATTATTCCGCAACTTCAGCCGCTAAATCCAACGTTATTGGCGTCTCAAGAGGTAGATCCTTATAGCTACTATCCAGTGCCGGCAGATATGACGCCGGATCAAGGCACAAAAGGACATTTGCGAAGAATTCTTTGGACGCAGTTTCAACTGCCGGCAATTTATAAAAAGCTCAACGCGAATTTGCTCTTTTCCCCGCTTCCAGAAGCGCCTATCTTTTCTAATTGCCGTTATGTTGTTACCGTCCACGATTTAATACCCTTGCGGTTTCCGAAACGGTTTTCCAGGCTAACAGCATATTTTCGTCATTACATTCCCCAGGTTTTAAGGCAAGCTGAGCATATCATTTGTGACTCCACAGCAACGGCAAATGATGTCACAAATTTTTTCAATATTCAGCCTGAAAAAATGACAGCCGTACCCTTAGCCTATGATACGGAGAACTTTCGATTTCTCGATTTGCCGACTAGCAATTATTTCCTTTATATAGGCCGGCATGATCCTTATAAAAATCTGCATAGGTTAGTCGAATCATTTGCGGCTTTGCCCAATTACAAGAATTTTGAATTGTGGTTAGCCGGCCCTGCCGATCGGAATTACACGCCTGAACTCGCCACGCATATTGAAGAGTTGGGTTTAAGTGAGCAGGTAAAATTTATCGGCTATGTGCCCTATGAAAAACTGCCGGTGTTGATGAATCAGGCAATTGCCCTGGTTTTTCCCAGCCTTTGGGAGGGATTTGGTTTACCGGCACTGGAAGCAATGGCGTGTGGAACGCCGGTGATTACATCTGGGCGCTCATCTTTACCCGAAGTTGTTGGGGATGCAGCATTGTTAGTTGACCCCTACAACGTCAGAGAAATTACTGAGGCAATGGTAACAGTGGCAACCCGTTCAGGATGGCGAACGCGCCTGCGGGAACTCGGTTTAGCGAGAGCCAGTCAATTTAGCTGGGCAAAAACGGGCAAAAATACAGCAGAAATCTTAAAAAGATATATTTAA
- the glmM gene encoding phosphoglucosamine mutase, which produces MVATPARTQYGLINPTVSLSQAPAVKPVQPANRPEIDPVWLGRQLPTTALFGTDGIRGRVGDILTAPLAMQVGFWAGQVLKSHATMPGPIILGQDSRTSSDMLAMALSAGLTSAGLEVWNLGLCPTPCVAYLTSISGAVGGVMISASHNPPEDNGIKFFRADGSKLSSTLQQQIEAGLRGKTETIPTYSWGQYYHRPELVSEYAESLQRPLLPAGSLQGMRIVLDLAWGAAANLAPAVFREMGAEVICLHDRPDGNQINVHCGSTHLEPLQKAVWQHAADMGFAFDGDADRVLAVDNQGRPIDGDYILYLWGQTLRKAQQLPGDLIIATVMANLGFERAWKEQGGQLMRTSVGDQYVQAEMIRTGSMLGGEQSGHILCRHYGITGDGLLTALHITALVKQAGETLASLIDQSFQTYPQLLRNVRVEDRERRLNWQNCDAVQTAIAKAQDAMGDQGRILVRASGTEPLIRVMVEAACPELTRYWTENLVLAVQQHLAA; this is translated from the coding sequence ATGGTAGCAACACCAGCTCGGACTCAGTATGGCTTAATCAACCCGACCGTGTCCTTATCACAAGCGCCGGCAGTCAAGCCGGTACAACCAGCCAACCGGCCAGAAATCGATCCGGTTTGGCTAGGCCGCCAATTGCCAACAACCGCCTTATTTGGCACAGATGGCATTCGCGGACGAGTCGGAGATATTTTAACTGCACCCTTGGCGATGCAAGTCGGTTTCTGGGCCGGCCAAGTTCTGAAATCGCACGCCACTATGCCAGGGCCAATTATTCTGGGACAAGACTCCAGAACTTCCAGCGATATGTTAGCGATGGCTTTGTCTGCCGGTTTAACTTCTGCCGGCTTAGAAGTCTGGAACCTAGGATTGTGCCCAACCCCCTGCGTTGCCTATCTCACCAGCATTTCTGGGGCTGTGGGTGGAGTGATGATTTCTGCCAGCCACAACCCGCCAGAGGATAACGGAATTAAATTTTTCCGCGCCGATGGTTCAAAATTATCTTCAACCTTGCAACAGCAAATAGAAGCCGGATTGCGAGGAAAAACAGAAACGATTCCCACCTACAGTTGGGGGCAATATTACCACCGGCCTGAATTGGTGAGCGAATATGCCGAGTCTCTACAGCGCCCCTTGCTGCCGGCGGGAAGCCTTCAGGGAATGCGAATCGTTTTAGATTTAGCTTGGGGCGCTGCCGCAAACCTCGCGCCGGCAGTGTTCAGAGAAATGGGCGCAGAGGTAATCTGTTTGCATGATCGGCCCGACGGCAATCAAATTAATGTCCATTGTGGTTCCACCCATCTAGAACCGCTACAGAAAGCCGTGTGGCAACACGCCGCTGATATGGGGTTTGCTTTTGATGGGGATGCCGATCGGGTTTTAGCCGTAGATAACCAAGGCCGGCCTATTGATGGCGATTACATTCTCTACCTGTGGGGCCAAACCCTTCGTAAAGCCCAACAATTGCCGGGAGATTTGATTATTGCCACCGTGATGGCTAATTTAGGCTTTGAACGTGCTTGGAAAGAGCAGGGTGGCCAACTGATGCGGACATCAGTCGGCGATCAGTACGTTCAAGCTGAAATGATCCGGACTGGTTCAATGTTAGGTGGTGAGCAATCAGGCCACATTTTATGCCGGCACTATGGCATCACCGGCGACGGTTTGCTAACCGCTTTGCACATTACCGCCTTGGTAAAACAAGCCGGTGAAACACTGGCATCACTCATCGATCAAAGCTTCCAAACCTATCCCCAATTGCTGCGGAATGTGCGCGTAGAAGATCGGGAACGCCGGCTCAACTGGCAAAATTGCGACGCCGTACAAACCGCCATTGCCAAAGCGCAAGACGCAATGGGAGATCAAGGACGAATCCTTGTCCGCGCCTCTGGTACAGAACCATTGATCCGCGTCATGGTAGAAGCCGCCTGCCCGGAACTCACCCGTTACTGGACAGAAAACTTAGTTCTAGCCGTTCAGCAGCATTTAGCCGCCTAG
- the hpsL gene encoding hormogonium polysaccharide biosynthesis protein HpsL, protein MLKSKAKSKRKSKKSKQQPTAEKLPLSKKEQKALKRQAARERKEVMNTITPAVFASLAIGILLFLLKGPKLAIAGCGGFLALALAFKYPRQALWAFLIYLPINGTVTYWVGGGNAVFQLAKDALYFPALVALVQHLKHSRLPLIISKGLVQPLLILLTVCILTLIIVNGSQQFSPNPGGKPILLGILGLKVFIGYVPLITCGYYLIRNKQQFLFLTRLHVVLALICCSLGFLQYLMLQTGVCEGTRNLQGAELFKATTDAKCLVGGSLVFTPQENVIRLPGTFVSPWHWAWFLMSNTFLTFGSAFSDPSLLWQIASFASLAAVIINAVICGQRIALIAVPAIIIILLILTGQVANLKRFLPIAGGIGLLAAAGVAIFPKLVQDRIKSFIERWQASPPTEFFANQVQFTVEGQAGLLGKGLGRATNSARALGDTQLIETWFPKLLYEIGPIGLIAFLIFVTALSVVTFKAYRSLKDKNLRSFGACLWVFVLFVSYNPYWYPLDTDPIAVYYWFFAGVILKLPALDRQEQEKLQDAEPNLLFDARKERLKKNRRSAFA, encoded by the coding sequence ATGCTGAAATCTAAGGCCAAATCAAAGCGGAAATCTAAGAAATCCAAACAGCAACCCACGGCTGAAAAGCTCCCCCTTAGTAAAAAAGAGCAAAAAGCACTAAAGCGACAGGCAGCGCGTGAACGCAAAGAAGTGATGAACACAATCACCCCCGCTGTGTTTGCCTCACTTGCGATTGGTATCTTGCTGTTTCTCCTCAAAGGCCCAAAACTCGCGATTGCCGGCTGCGGTGGATTTCTTGCCCTAGCACTTGCTTTTAAATACCCCCGACAAGCCCTTTGGGCATTCCTAATTTACCTACCTATTAATGGCACCGTCACTTATTGGGTAGGCGGCGGAAATGCAGTCTTTCAACTTGCTAAAGATGCGCTTTACTTTCCAGCCCTTGTGGCCTTAGTTCAGCATTTGAAACACAGCCGGCTGCCTCTAATCATTTCTAAAGGTCTGGTGCAGCCCCTGCTCATTCTGCTGACAGTTTGTATCTTGACATTAATAATAGTTAATGGCTCCCAGCAGTTCTCTCCAAATCCTGGCGGGAAACCCATCTTATTAGGAATTTTAGGTCTAAAAGTTTTTATCGGATACGTCCCCTTGATCACGTGCGGTTACTACCTCATTCGCAATAAGCAGCAATTTCTGTTCCTGACTCGGCTGCACGTTGTTCTTGCACTGATTTGCTGTAGCCTAGGTTTTTTGCAGTATCTAATGCTGCAAACTGGGGTGTGTGAAGGTACTCGTAATTTACAAGGAGCTGAATTATTTAAGGCAACCACAGATGCCAAGTGTTTAGTGGGGGGGTCTCTCGTTTTTACCCCTCAAGAGAATGTGATCCGCTTACCAGGAACGTTTGTTTCGCCTTGGCATTGGGCTTGGTTCTTGATGTCTAACACCTTTTTAACCTTTGGATCGGCCTTTAGTGACCCTTCTTTACTCTGGCAAATTGCGAGTTTTGCTTCTTTGGCAGCCGTTATTATCAATGCAGTTATTTGCGGTCAAAGAATTGCCCTGATTGCAGTGCCGGCAATTATTATAATTCTACTGATTCTTACTGGGCAAGTAGCAAACTTAAAACGTTTTCTTCCCATTGCAGGGGGAATTGGCCTTTTGGCAGCTGCTGGTGTGGCAATATTTCCTAAGCTTGTTCAAGATCGGATCAAAAGTTTTATTGAGCGTTGGCAGGCTTCACCTCCTACAGAATTTTTTGCTAATCAAGTGCAGTTTACTGTTGAGGGACAGGCAGGATTATTGGGCAAAGGTTTGGGACGTGCAACAAACTCGGCTCGTGCCTTGGGTGACACACAGCTAATAGAAACTTGGTTTCCTAAATTACTTTATGAAATCGGGCCGATTGGGTTGATTGCGTTTCTAATTTTTGTGACAGCTTTGAGTGTGGTTACCTTTAAGGCTTACCGTTCTCTTAAGGATAAGAATCTACGAAGTTTTGGGGCTTGTTTATGGGTGTTTGTTTTGTTTGTTAGTTATAACCCTTATTGGTATCCACTAGATACCGATCCAATTGCAGTTTATTACTGGTTTTTTGCCGGCGTGATTCTTAAATTGCCGGCACTGGATCGCCAAGAGCAAGAAAAGCTTCAAGATGCCGAACCCAATTTGCTTTTTGATGCTAGAAAAGAACGCCTGAAAAAAAATCGGCGTTCGGCATTCGCATAA